The proteins below are encoded in one region of Oreochromis niloticus isolate F11D_XX linkage group LG6, O_niloticus_UMD_NMBU, whole genome shotgun sequence:
- the eif3ba gene encoding eukaryotic translation initiation factor 3, subunit Ba: MKETVDMVDDPEYEEEEPSFSDPEDYVDDVDDDELLDDILREKPQEADGIDSVVVVDNVPQVGPERLEKLKNVIHKIFSKFGKITTEFYPEADGMTKGYIFLEYASPTQALEAVKNADGYKLDKQHTFRVNLFTDFDKYMNISDEWEAPAKQPFKDFGNMRHWIEDPDCRDQYSVIYEAGERTAIFSNDAKEPITVEERARWTETYVRWSPKGTYLATFHQRGIALWGGEKFKQIQRFSHQGVSLIDFSPCERYVVTFSPLMDTKEDPQAIIIWDILTGQKKRGFHCESSAHWPIFKWSHDGKFFARMTPDTLSIYETPSMGLLDKKSLKITGIKDFSWSPGDNIIAFWVPEDKDIPARVTLMQMPSRQEIRVRNLFNVVDCKLHWQRNGDYLCVKVDRTPKGTQGVVTNFEIFRMREKQVPVDVVEMKESIIAFAWEPNGSKFAVLHGESPRINASFYHVKNNGKIELIKMFDKQQANSIFWSPQGQFMVLAGLRSMNGALAFVDTSDCTMMNIAEHYMASDVEWDPTGRYVVTSVSWWSHKVDNAYWLWTFQGRLLQKNNKDRFCQLLWRPRPPTLLSAEQIKMIKKDLKKYSKIFEQKDRLSQSKASKELVDKRRAMMEDYRRYREEALKIYQEQKSIRLELRGGVDTDELDSNVDDWEEETIEFFINEEIIPIGDL; the protein is encoded by the exons ATGAAAGAAACGGTGGATATGGTGGACGACCCCGAGTATGAAGAGGAGGAGCCTTCCTTCAGCGACCCGGAGGACTACGTGGACGATGTGGATGACGACG AGCTTCTTGATGACATCCTGAGGGAGAAACCCCAGGAGGCAGACGGCATAGActcggtggtggtggtggacaaCGTCCCTCAGGTCGGCCCGGAGCGTTTGGAAAAGCTCAAGAACGTCATACACAAGATCTTCTCCAAGTTTGGCAAGATCACGACTGAGTTTTACCCAGAGGCGGATGGTATGACCAAAGG TTACATCTTCCTGGAGTATGCTTCTCCTACTCAAGCCCTCGAAGCAGTCAAGAACGCAGATGGATATAAACTCGACAAGCAGCACACGTTTAGGGTCAACCTCTTCACTGACTTTGACAA atACATGAACATCAGCGATGAATGGGAAGCTCCAGCAAAGCAGCCTTTCAAAGACTTT gGGAATATGCGCCATTGGATCGAGGACCCAGATTGCCGTGACCAGTACAGTGTGATTTATGAAGCTGGAGAGAGGACTGCCATTTTCTCCAACGACGCTAAAGAGCCAATCACAGTTGAAGAGAGAGCG CGCTGGACAGAGACGTACGTCCGATGGTCTCCTAAAGGTACCTACCTGGCTACGTTCCACCAGCGGGGAATTGCACTGTGGGGCGGCGAGAAGTTCAAACAGATTCAGAGGTTCAGCCATCAGGGTGTGTCCCTCATCGACTTCTCACCATGTGAAAG GTATGTGGTGACCTTCAGTCCACTGATGGACACCAAGGAGGACCCACAGGCCATCATCATCTGGGACATTCTGACCGGACAGAAGAAGAGAGGGTTCCACTGCGAGAGTTCTGCACATTGGCCTATTTTTAA ATGGAGCCATGATGGGAAGTTCTTTGCAAGGATGACACCAGACACACTGAGTATCTATGAAACTCCG tCTATGGGCTTGCTGGACAAGAAGAGTCTCAAGATTACTGGGATAAA GGACTTCTCGTGGTCTCCTGGTGACAACATCATAGCATTCTGGGTACCCGAGGACAAAGACATCCCAGCCAGGGTGACTCTGATGCAGATGCCCTCCCGTCAGGAGATCCGCGTTCGCAATCTCTTCAATGTCGTTGACTGCAAGCTGCACTGGCAGAGAAACGGGGATTATCTGTGTGTGAAAGTTGACAGGACTCCCAAAGGAACACAG GGTGTCGTTACCAACTTTGAAATCTTCCGCATGAGAGAGAAGCAGGTTCCTGTCGATGTGGTGGAGATGAAGG AAAGCATCATAGCGTTTGCATGGGAGCCCAATGGCAGTAAGTTTGCTGTCCTTCACGGCGAGTCGCCAAGAATCAACGCCTCCTTCTATCATGTCAAAAACAACGGCAAGATCGAGCTCATAA AGATGTTTGACAAGCAGCAGGCCAACAGCATCTTCTGGAGCCCCCAGGGACAGTTTATGGTGCTGGCTGGGCTCAGGAG TATGAACGGAGCTCTCGCCTTTGTAGACACGTCAGACTGCACCATGATGAACATAGCGGAGCATTACATGGCCTCTGACGTGGAGTGGGATCCAACGGGTCGCTACGTTGTCACCTCTGTCTCGTGGTGGAGCCACAAG GTGGACAATGCGTACTGGCTGTGGACGTTCCAGGGCCGACTCCTCCAGAAGAACAACAAGGATCGATTCTGTCAGCTGCTCTGGAGACCCAGACCTCCAACCCTGCTCAGCGCAGAACAGATAAAG ATGATCAAAAAGGATCTGAAGAAATACTCAAAGATCTTTGAGCAGAAGGATCGTCTGAGCCAGTCCAAGGCTTCTAAG GAGCTGGTGGACAAGCGCAGGGCAATGATGGAGGACTACCGACGGTACCGGGAGGAGGCGCTGAAGATTTATCAAGAACAAAAGAGCATTCGCCTCGAGCTCAGAGGAG GAGTGGACACAGATGAGCTGGACAGCAATGTGGACGACTGGGAGGAAGAGACCATTGAGTTTTTTATCAACGAAGAAATCATTCCCATTGGAGATCTGTAG